One genomic window of Clostridioides sp. ES-S-0054-01 includes the following:
- a CDS encoding FAD-dependent oxidoreductase, with amino-acid sequence MKVLIIGGVAAGTKTAAKIKREMGDNCSVTILNKGDDISYAGCGLPYYVGKVIKDKSSLIVNTPESFSKLTGAEIRCGVEVTSIDRNAKQVTSKTISTGEKENLSYDKLVIATGADPIKPPIPGIDLPGIFFMRTPNDAIKLRDSIEDGIKRAVVIGGGFIGLEIAENLSAMGIRVSVIDMAEHVMPGFDTDFAEYVENHMADKGIMIFTGDQVVGIEGENKVEKLRTKNRVIKTDLVVMSVGIRPNTGFLKDTGLEFAPNNTLIADEYMLTNDKDIYVVGDCAFVKNSLTNKPTWSPMGSSANHEGRICAQNISGKSKTYNGVLGTTVVKLPELNVGKTGLSKEIAEKEGYNVCSVTIATDDKAHYYPGASNFIIRMVAEKNTRKLLGVQVMGPGAVDKIVDISATAITLGADLYSLESMDLAYAPPFSTAIHPFVVSVNVLQNKLNGELDSVLLDEIEDFDSWTKLDVSKAPSIPSLRYLPVGEINGEIEGLAKDEKILLICAKGKNSYMAQNRLRRFGYTNTKVLEGGILFYPNLKVMEE; translated from the coding sequence GTGAAAGTATTAATTATAGGTGGAGTTGCTGCTGGAACAAAAACTGCTGCAAAAATAAAACGTGAAATGGGTGATAATTGCTCTGTTACAATACTAAACAAAGGTGATGATATTTCTTACGCAGGTTGTGGTCTTCCATATTACGTTGGTAAGGTTATTAAAGACAAATCATCTTTAATCGTAAATACACCTGAAAGTTTTTCAAAACTGACAGGAGCAGAAATTCGTTGTGGAGTTGAAGTTACATCTATTGATAGAAATGCAAAACAAGTAACTTCGAAAACGATTTCAACAGGAGAAAAAGAAAATTTAAGCTATGACAAACTTGTAATTGCTACAGGAGCAGACCCAATAAAACCACCAATACCTGGAATTGATTTACCTGGAATATTTTTTATGCGTACTCCAAATGATGCTATAAAACTAAGAGATTCTATTGAAGATGGTATTAAGAGAGCTGTTGTTATTGGCGGAGGTTTCATTGGTCTTGAAATTGCTGAAAACCTTTCTGCAATGGGTATACGTGTAAGTGTTATTGATATGGCTGAACATGTCATGCCTGGATTTGATACTGATTTTGCTGAATATGTTGAAAATCATATGGCTGATAAAGGTATAATGATTTTTACAGGTGACCAAGTTGTAGGTATTGAAGGTGAAAATAAGGTTGAAAAACTTCGTACTAAAAATAGAGTTATTAAAACAGATTTGGTAGTCATGTCAGTTGGAATTCGTCCCAACACAGGTTTTCTAAAAGACACAGGTTTAGAATTTGCTCCTAATAACACACTTATTGCAGATGAATATATGCTTACAAATGATAAAGATATATATGTAGTTGGAGATTGTGCTTTTGTAAAAAATTCTTTAACAAATAAACCTACGTGGTCACCTATGGGGTCATCTGCAAATCATGAAGGTAGAATTTGTGCACAAAATATATCTGGAAAATCTAAAACTTACAATGGTGTTCTTGGAACAACAGTAGTAAAATTACCTGAACTCAATGTAGGAAAAACAGGTCTAAGTAAAGAAATAGCTGAAAAAGAAGGTTATAATGTTTGCTCTGTAACCATAGCTACTGATGATAAGGCTCACTATTATCCAGGTGCTTCTAATTTTATTATAAGAATGGTTGCTGAAAAAAATACAAGAAAATTATTAGGTGTTCAAGTTATGGGACCTGGAGCAGTCGATAAAATAGTAGATATCTCTGCTACTGCAATAACTTTAGGAGCTGACCTTTATTCATTAGAAAGTATGGACCTTGCATATGCACCACCTTTTTCAACTGCTATTCATCCATTTGTAGTATCAGTAAATGTTTTACAAAACAAACTAAACGGAGAACTTGATAGTGTTTTACTTGACGAAATTGAAGACTTTGACAGTTGGACTAAACTTGATGTTTCAAAAGCTCCTTCTATTCCTAGTTTGCGTTATCTTCCTGTTGGTGAAATTAATGGAGAAATTGAAGGTCTTGCTAAGGACGAAAAAATTCTTCTTATATGTGCTAAAGGTAAAAATAGCTATATGGCCCAAAATCGCTTAAGACGCTTTGGCTATACAAATACAAAAGTTCTTGAAGGCGGAATACTATTTTATCCAAATCTTAAGGTAATGGAGGAGTAA
- a CDS encoding LysR family transcriptional regulator: MTIRSLEIFVKVAECGKMSEVARNMYITQSSVSQVISEIEKEYGVKLFDRISKKLYLTEAGKKLLGYGRHLLAVNEEMNDCMKHCAKNIRIRVGATVTVGTCVISPIILELYKVNPLIEPEVFVEDTRLIAKKLLNSELDIAIVEGKIKHPDIITKSIINDHLVLICSNKHKFYKRDSIKVSELSNQPLIMRELGSGTRAQLEKQLKELKIPMNIRWSCYNSEAILRAVVDNFGIAVISELLIEDYLKKHLLWACDIEGINLHRTFDIAYHKSKFFTENISSFFDISVEFGKKQMRKKSIRVNNL; this comes from the coding sequence ATGACAATTCGTAGTCTTGAGATATTTGTTAAGGTTGCTGAATGTGGTAAAATGAGTGAAGTAGCAAGAAATATGTATATTACACAGTCATCAGTTAGTCAAGTTATTTCAGAAATAGAAAAAGAGTATGGAGTTAAGCTATTTGATAGAATTTCAAAAAAATTATACTTAACAGAAGCAGGAAAAAAACTTCTTGGATACGGAAGGCATCTTTTAGCTGTAAATGAAGAAATGAATGATTGCATGAAACACTGTGCAAAAAACATTCGTATAAGAGTTGGAGCAACAGTAACTGTTGGTACATGTGTAATAAGCCCAATAATATTAGAGTTATATAAGGTAAATCCCTTGATAGAACCAGAAGTATTTGTAGAGGATACAAGGTTGATTGCAAAGAAACTACTCAATAGTGAATTAGATATTGCAATTGTAGAAGGGAAAATTAAGCATCCAGATATTATTACAAAAAGTATTATTAATGACCATCTTGTACTTATATGTTCAAATAAGCATAAATTCTACAAAAGAGATTCTATAAAAGTTTCAGAACTTTCAAATCAACCATTAATTATGCGTGAATTAGGAAGTGGTACAAGAGCACAATTAGAAAAGCAATTAAAAGAATTAAAAATCCCAATGAATATTAGATGGTCATGTTATAATTCTGAAGCTATATTGAGAGCAGTTGTAGATAATTTTGGTATTGCAGTTATATCTGAATTACTTATTGAGGATTATTTAAAAAAGCATCTTTTGTGGGCTTGTGATATTGAAGGTATCAACTTACATAGAACATTTGATATTGCATATCATAAAAGCAAGTTTTTTACAGAAAATATTTCATCATTTTTTGATATTTCAGTAGAATTTGGAAAAAAACAAATGAGAAAAAAGAGTATAAGGGTCAACAATTTATAA
- a CDS encoding (4Fe-4S)-binding protein yields MSNITAEQKKELKGRGFIPSRDGEHFVARIITVNGVINTAQAKKITEAAEKFGNGQLAFTTRLTVELPGVKFEDIEALSEFIASENLITGGTGSRVRPVVACKGTVCVHGLTDTQALAAKIHQEFYKGWYDVKLPHKFKIGVGGCPNNCIKPDLNDLGIVGQRVPDYDSELCVGCKKCAVIEVCPVKAAKLTDEGKLEIDSNLCNNCGKCIESCNFDSIEEKESSYKVYIGGKWGKSVRPGTQIDRLFSKQELMTLIEKAILLFREQGKTGERFGITIDRIGVDEFIEMLLSDDVLERKEDILDAPLHLTGGALC; encoded by the coding sequence ATGAGTAATATTACAGCAGAACAAAAAAAAGAATTAAAAGGTAGAGGTTTTATACCAAGTAGGGACGGAGAACATTTTGTAGCACGTATAATAACTGTAAATGGTGTAATAAATACAGCACAAGCAAAAAAAATTACAGAAGCTGCTGAAAAATTTGGAAATGGTCAACTAGCATTTACTACTAGATTAACAGTAGAATTACCTGGTGTAAAATTTGAAGATATTGAAGCTTTAAGTGAATTTATTGCTAGTGAAAATCTAATCACAGGCGGAACTGGCTCAAGAGTTCGTCCTGTTGTAGCTTGTAAGGGTACTGTTTGTGTTCATGGTTTAACTGATACACAGGCACTTGCTGCTAAAATACATCAAGAATTTTACAAAGGTTGGTATGATGTAAAGCTACCTCATAAATTTAAAATTGGTGTTGGAGGATGCCCTAACAACTGTATTAAACCCGACTTAAACGACCTTGGAATTGTTGGTCAACGTGTACCTGATTACGACTCTGAACTTTGTGTTGGTTGTAAAAAATGTGCTGTCATAGAAGTCTGTCCTGTCAAAGCAGCTAAATTAACAGATGAAGGTAAACTTGAAATAGACAGTAATCTATGTAATAACTGTGGTAAATGTATAGAAAGTTGTAATTTTGACAGTATTGAAGAAAAAGAATCTAGTTATAAAGTATATATTGGAGGAAAATGGGGCAAATCTGTTCGTCCTGGAACACAGATTGATAGATTATTTTCAAAACAGGAACTTATGACTTTAATTGAAAAGGCAATTCTTTTATTTAGAGAACAAGGTAAAACAGGTGAACGTTTTGGAATAACTATAGACAGAATAGGTGTTGATGAATTCATAGAAATGCTTTTATCAGATGACGTTTTGGAAAGAAAAGAAGATATACTTGATGCTCCTTTACACCTTACAGGTGGAGCTCTGTGCTAA
- a CDS encoding C-GCAxxG-C-C family protein, whose product MTRPSIYHSQGYTCAEALIKSYNEEHNTDIPISIGSGMGVGITVGSVCGAVNAAIVIIGYLNGRNSNLDENIARKYSRELMNRVRGKYSTEICSSLKKNKVSCEEIINFTYDALNEMLENQK is encoded by the coding sequence ATGACAAGACCATCAATATATCATAGCCAAGGATACACTTGTGCAGAGGCATTAATAAAGTCTTATAACGAGGAACACAACACAGATATACCAATCTCAATAGGAAGTGGTATGGGAGTTGGAATTACTGTTGGAAGTGTCTGTGGAGCTGTAAATGCAGCTATTGTTATAATAGGATATTTAAATGGACGAAATAGTAATTTAGATGAAAATATAGCAAGAAAATACTCAAGAGAATTAATGAATAGAGTAAGGGGTAAATATAGCACAGAAATATGTTCATCCTTGAAGAAAAATAAAGTGAGTTGTGAAGAAATAATAAATTTCACATACGATGCTTTAAATGAAATGCTAGAAAATCAAAAATAA